From the genome of Trifolium pratense cultivar HEN17-A07 unplaced genomic scaffold, ARS_RC_1.1 scaffold_76, whole genome shotgun sequence, one region includes:
- the LOC123901742 gene encoding putative disease resistance protein RGA4 — translation MAHGYLDCSLEGKCMEDLGNQFVNIFLMKSFFQEAKLNEDGDIIGFKMHDLIHDLAKQVAETVNYFNIQTLACLEAICNFEDVRLCVSFEKLKHLRFLDLLKSCMLESLHKSIGNLICLQTIKVRLDEKVVLSTKVVSKLINLRHLDIRTWTFVDKTPVGNFSGWLSPLTHIIEITLTYCQGLQYLPPLECLPFLKSLELCDLDDLEYIYCEELILHEPFFASLKRLEIRDCVKLVGWKRKGDDFNNINTSHHLLLPQFPCLSFLKISECPMLTHMPTCPNIKKLSLQVQWTSKINIAASQYSISCTPLSLQINQPIMDVKNVPRYWWQNLTSLENLEFVYFSSQHFQATEIWFKDDINYLPSLQKITFHYCDDLKALPDWICNISSLQHIKIDYCNKLTLLPERMSRLTNLHTLEIFGDSLLVEEFQKKTSATWSKIAHIPNIIIRD, via the exons ATGGCACATGGTTATCTTGACTGTTCACTGGAAGGGAAATGCATGGAAGATCTTGGTAATCAATtcgttaatatttttttgatgaaatcATTCTTCCAAGAAGCAAAATTGAATGAAGATGGTGATATAATTGGTTTTAAAATGCACGATTTAATACACgatcttgcaaaacaagtagcTG AAACAGTCAATTATTTCAACATTCAAACACTTGCGTGTCTTGAAGCTATATGCAATTTTGAAGATGTCAGACTATGCGTGTCCTTTGAAAAACTGAAACATTTAAGATTTCTTGACTTACTAAAAAGTTGTATGCTAGAAAGTCTTCATAAGTCCATAGGAAATCTTATTTGTTTACAAACCATAAAAGTGAGATTGGATGAAAAAGTTGTACTTTCTACAAAAGTTGtctcaaaattaatcaatttgAGACACCTTGATATTAGGACATGGACCTTCGTAGACAAGACACCAGTTGGAAATTTTTCTGGATGGCTTTCTCCTCTCACACATATTATTGAAATAACTCTAACTTATTGCCAAGGTCTCCAATACCTCCCACCATTGGAATGTCTTCCATTCCTTAAATCACTTGAGTTATGTGACCTTGATGATTTGGAGTACATATATTGCGAAGAGCTCATTCTTCATGAACCATTCTTCGCATCTTTGAAGAGACTAGAGATACGGGACTGTGTGAAACTGGTGGGATGGAAGAGGAAGGGAGATGATTTCAATAATATTAACACTTCACATCATCTTTTGTTGCCTCAATTTCCTTGTCTATCTTTTCTGAAAATTTCTGAGTGCCCAATGTTAACTCACATGCCTACTTGTCCAAACATTAAGAAATTATCATTGCAAGTGCAGTGGACTTCAAAGATAAATATAGCAGCGTCACAATACTCGATCAGTTGCACTCCTCTTTCCTTGCAGATTAATCAACCTATTATGGATGTAAAAAATGTCCCACGATATTGGTGGCAGAATCTTACTTCTCTCGAGAATCTTGAGTTTGTGTATTTTTCAAGTCAACATTTTCAAGCAACTGAAATCTGGTTTAAAGATGACATCAACTATCTTCCTTCCCTCCAAAAAATCACCTTTCATTATTGTGATGATCTAAAGGCATTGCCAGATTGGATATGCAACATCTCATCACTTCAGCATATCAAGATAGACTATTGCAATAAATTGACATTGTTGCCGGAAAGAATGTCACGTCTTACCAACTTACATACTTTGGAAATCTTTGGTGATTCACTCTTAGTTGAAGAATTTCAGAAAAAAACAAGTGCAACTTGGTCTAAAATTGCTCACATCCCAAACATAATCATAAGAGACTGA